A genomic region of Halobacteriovorax sp. JY17 contains the following coding sequences:
- a CDS encoding NifU family protein, whose protein sequence is MIRKIETLFDEQVRPALAAHGGNVEIIDIDNGKLFVKLSGGCQGCSSSSATLKDGIERMIKQNFPEIEEVVDLTDHESGDKPYFS, encoded by the coding sequence ATGATTAGAAAAATTGAAACTTTATTCGACGAACAGGTTCGCCCAGCTCTAGCTGCTCACGGTGGAAATGTAGAGATAATAGATATTGATAACGGAAAGCTCTTTGTAAAACTTAGTGGTGGCTGCCAAGGCTGTTCAAGCTCTAGCGCAACTTTAAAAGATGGTATTGAGAGAATGATTAAACAAAACTTTCCAGAAATTGAAGAAGTTGTTGATCTTACCGATCACGAATCAGGTGATAAACCTTACTTTTCTTAA
- a CDS encoding nitrilase-related carbon-nitrogen hydrolase yields MKVAIIQMTSVLDFRENLKKIETFLKEIDGKEVGAVFLPECFYSMSNGRGATPYLVEFENEHYENIRALSTKYKVALLGGTAATLVDGKVINRAYNFSAQGEDLGHYDKNHLFSCDFVRDGNRKKINEGDVYTPGTESKLLEFDSMKIGLGVCFDLRYSEMSLAYRMSGAQILTFSSAFTIPTGKAHWHTLLRARAIESQCFVIASAQWGENNEIISTYGHSLIVDPWGEVLVDAKEGEGIFIQKIDFKKISEVRSQVIMGR; encoded by the coding sequence ATGAAAGTGGCCATTATTCAGATGACTTCGGTCTTAGATTTTAGAGAGAACTTAAAGAAGATAGAAACTTTTCTAAAAGAGATTGATGGCAAGGAAGTAGGGGCCGTATTCTTACCAGAATGCTTCTATTCGATGTCTAATGGAAGAGGAGCAACTCCGTATTTAGTGGAGTTTGAAAACGAGCACTATGAAAATATTAGAGCTCTATCTACCAAGTATAAAGTGGCCCTTCTCGGTGGAACAGCGGCTACTCTAGTAGACGGCAAGGTCATTAATAGGGCCTATAATTTCTCAGCACAAGGTGAGGACTTAGGCCACTATGATAAGAACCATCTCTTCTCTTGCGATTTTGTAAGAGATGGAAATAGAAAGAAAATAAATGAAGGTGACGTTTATACTCCAGGGACTGAGAGTAAGCTTTTAGAGTTTGATTCAATGAAAATTGGTTTGGGAGTGTGCTTTGATCTTCGCTATAGTGAAATGTCCCTAGCTTACCGAATGAGTGGAGCTCAGATTCTAACTTTTTCATCTGCGTTTACGATTCCTACAGGAAAGGCCCATTGGCATACATTACTTCGCGCTCGCGCGATCGAGAGTCAGTGCTTTGTTATTGCCTCTGCTCAGTGGGGAGAAAATAATGAGATCATCTCTACCTACGGTCACTCTTTGATCGTTGACCCTTGGGGGGAAGTTTTAGTTGATGCTAAAGAAGGTGAGGGAATATTTATTCAGAAAATAGATTTCAAAAAGATTTCGGAGGTTCGAAGTCAGGTCATAATGGGGCGATAG
- a CDS encoding UDP-glucose/GDP-mannose dehydrogenase family protein, whose amino-acid sequence MRVSVIGTGYVGLVSGTCFAEIGHDVTCIDIDPKKIAMLEEGKSPIYEPGLEELLHRNIKSKRLKFSTNYDSVKEAKSIFLAVGTPSSDDGSANLTYLKDAALSVAKEMSEGAIIVIKSTVPVGTCEMIQELVKNATNKKFHIVNNPEFLKEGTAVDDFMKPDRVVIGHADQFAADAMSELYAPLVRQGNPIYMMSNLSAEMTKYAANCFLATKISFINEIAKLCDLRGADINEVRDGIGSDRRIGNQFLYPGPGYGGSCFPKDVKALMYTAKESGMTLKVVEATEEVNEEQKKRMFEKIMSYYGDVSGKTFTFWGVAFKANTDDIRETSAITMAKELIRAGAKVNYYDPEAANNFEELMESMSETKGGTTKFENKYDALTNSDGLVTMTEWREFTSPDFEEIKARLNKSVIFDSRNLYKTKTVLDHGFDYFAIGKRIAK is encoded by the coding sequence ATGAGAGTTTCAGTCATCGGTACTGGATATGTAGGTTTAGTTAGTGGAACATGTTTTGCTGAAATTGGTCATGATGTTACATGTATTGATATTGACCCAAAGAAAATTGCTATGCTTGAAGAGGGGAAATCTCCTATATACGAGCCAGGGCTTGAAGAACTTCTGCATAGAAATATAAAATCAAAAAGACTTAAATTCTCTACAAATTATGATTCTGTGAAAGAGGCGAAATCAATTTTTCTAGCGGTGGGAACTCCATCAAGTGATGATGGATCAGCTAATCTTACCTACCTAAAAGATGCCGCACTTAGTGTGGCGAAAGAAATGAGTGAAGGTGCAATCATTGTTATCAAGTCAACAGTTCCAGTAGGAACTTGTGAAATGATTCAAGAGCTTGTTAAGAATGCAACAAATAAGAAGTTTCATATTGTAAATAATCCTGAGTTCTTAAAAGAGGGAACTGCTGTTGATGATTTTATGAAACCAGATAGAGTTGTTATTGGTCATGCTGACCAATTCGCGGCCGATGCGATGAGTGAGCTCTATGCACCTCTAGTTCGTCAAGGTAACCCAATATATATGATGTCTAATCTCTCTGCAGAGATGACTAAGTATGCGGCCAATTGTTTTCTTGCGACAAAGATTTCTTTTATTAATGAAATTGCTAAGCTCTGTGATCTTCGTGGTGCAGATATAAATGAGGTTCGCGACGGAATTGGGAGTGATAGAAGAATTGGAAATCAATTTCTCTACCCAGGTCCAGGTTATGGTGGGAGCTGCTTTCCAAAAGATGTGAAAGCTCTTATGTATACTGCGAAAGAAAGTGGAATGACTTTAAAAGTTGTTGAGGCAACTGAAGAAGTTAACGAAGAACAGAAGAAGAGAATGTTTGAAAAAATTATGTCTTACTATGGAGATGTAAGTGGGAAGACATTCACATTTTGGGGCGTAGCCTTTAAAGCAAATACAGACGATATTCGTGAAACAAGTGCTATCACAATGGCAAAAGAGCTTATTCGTGCTGGAGCAAAAGTTAATTACTATGATCCAGAAGCCGCTAATAATTTTGAAGAACTTATGGAGTCTATGAGTGAAACAAAGGGTGGAACAACTAAGTTTGAAAATAAGTATGATGCTCTAACAAACTCTGATGGTCTAGTGACTATGACAGAATGGAGAGAATTTACTTCTCCTGACTTTGAAGAAATCAAAGCGAGATTAAATAAATCTGTTATTTTTGACAGCAGAAATCTTTATAAAACAAAGACTGTTTTAGATCATGGATTTGATTACTTTGCCATTGGTAAGAGGATTGCTAAGTAA
- a CDS encoding lysylphosphatidylglycerol synthase transmembrane domain-containing protein codes for MIKTLIKFLVAALLIGWLLSSGKLDFSLVNRLIHESNNWIYAIILIIIQINLASFRWRALLKTRSNASLPPFKLMSLNWIGQFFNTFLPGAVTGDLIKLVYARDLDKSLPKTFLIMTALIDRILGLVGLIFLTGVFTIINYQDMIALSPKMKTLLPFNALLFLGAIFFLVSLFLPGKVQGSILTLTKKLPLVGIKIASILEQVWSIGKNKSAVIFGVALSCALQFCSVFSFWLVTEPFLTIKVPIGQLLTFIPIGMISTAIPVSPAGLGVGHVIFERLFKLVNIEGGASLFNLFFLLTVTTNLLGVIPYLLSKKHTIKEADDFENSEVN; via the coding sequence ATGATTAAAACATTGATAAAATTTCTCGTTGCAGCACTTCTGATCGGCTGGCTTCTAAGCAGTGGAAAACTAGATTTTTCCCTTGTCAACAGGCTTATTCACGAATCAAATAACTGGATATATGCAATTATACTTATTATCATTCAAATCAATCTCGCCAGCTTTAGATGGAGAGCGCTACTCAAGACAAGATCTAACGCCAGCCTTCCACCTTTTAAACTTATGAGTTTAAACTGGATTGGACAATTCTTTAATACATTTCTCCCCGGAGCAGTCACCGGAGACTTAATAAAGCTAGTCTATGCAAGAGATCTAGATAAATCACTTCCAAAAACATTTCTCATCATGACAGCTCTCATCGATAGAATACTGGGGTTAGTTGGTCTTATATTTTTAACAGGCGTTTTCACTATTATTAACTATCAAGACATGATTGCTCTTTCTCCAAAGATGAAAACTCTTCTGCCTTTTAATGCCCTTCTTTTCTTAGGGGCTATTTTCTTTCTAGTATCTCTCTTTCTACCAGGAAAAGTTCAAGGATCTATTCTCACTTTAACAAAGAAGCTTCCACTCGTTGGAATAAAAATAGCTTCAATACTTGAACAAGTATGGAGCATTGGTAAGAACAAAAGCGCTGTTATCTTTGGGGTTGCCCTAAGCTGCGCACTACAATTTTGTAGCGTCTTTTCCTTTTGGCTAGTCACCGAACCTTTTCTAACGATAAAAGTTCCGATAGGACAGCTTTTAACTTTCATCCCAATTGGAATGATATCAACAGCAATTCCAGTTTCTCCAGCAGGGCTTGGAGTTGGTCACGTCATCTTTGAAAGACTATTTAAACTTGTAAATATTGAAGGTGGAGCTTCCCTCTTCAACCTCTTCTTTCTCTTAACTGTTACAACGAATTTACTGGGAGTAATTCCTTACCTTCTCAGTAAGAAGCATACGATTAAAGAAGCTGACGATTTTGAAAATTCTGAAGTTAATTAA